GAGTCGCTTGAGGACCTCCTGAACGGCAACGTGTTCCTCGTCCAGGTGGCAGATGAGCTCTGCCTGACGGGCCCGATAGTCGAAGCTGCGGACCTGGTCCGCCAATACAAACCCCCGCACGCACACGTCCGGCGGAAGCTCCACGGCGAAGAGGTAATTCTCGCGCCGCGTCTGCGTGATGGGGCAGAAGAGCGCAAACCCCGTAATCTTGTTGAACAAATACTCCGATACGACGATCGCCGGTCGGCGATCGCGGATTTCCCTCCCTTGCTGGGGAGAGAAATCGAGCCACACGATGTCCCCCTTTTGCGGGATGTATCCGGGGGTCGTCTGTCCGTTGTTCACGGGTCACCACATCTCTCTTCCTATTGGGTTCATCTCCTGCCATAGACGTATTTCGGAAAAGTCGTCGGTGTGCATCCTGTGGCGAGAAAGGAGGCACATGAGGTAGAAGAGCCCGGAGCTTGAACACCCCCGAGACAGAAGCTCCGCCAGCTTTTCCTCGAAGCGCCTGCGGAGGGCATCTAAGGGAAGTTCTTGGAACGGAAACCTTCGCAAGGTACGGAAAGACGAACCCATGGTGTGGGTCGTTAACATAGCGAGGACCATTCCCTCAGAGGCAGATCTCTCCGAAATGGCGTCTCGCTCGGTGAAACTCGGGAAGGTGACGTCCTCCATGATGTCCTGCAAAAGCTCGTCCTCTGCATCGGGGTTGTTATCCCGCCACTCGACCACCGCATCGAGCATCTGGCGCTCGTCGAGGGTGAGGCGCTCCCAAGACGCGTCCGGCAAGTCGTGGATCCAGTCGTCTGCGGAGCACTCGTCGCACAGCCCGGAAATCTCCCATTCGCCGCCCATGCGGGAGATGCGCTCGCGAAAGAGAGGCGATCCCCACCAAGCCAGCGCCCACCCTTGCGCTAAGAGGAGAATCGCCGTGAGCCGCCCCTTAGGCAGCGGCCCCTTCTTTTTCAGTATGTACGCCGCCACGTCTCGTACACGAGGCAAGGCGCCCGCCTCCTCCGGCGATCTCGGCGTTCGTCTCCCGCTCCTTTCGCGGGATCCGTGCAATACGGGCCGGTTCGTCCCTCTCCCTCTTTCTCTCGGGCCATCTCTTGCGGCCTTCCCAGTCGGCCCGTCCGGACCAATTCCCCTGGGTCCCATCGTACCAAAGCTCCGATCGGAACACAAGAGGTTTTCGATTCTCTTCGTTTTGCTTGCGCCAAAATTAAACAGACAAAAAACGAGGAACGTTCGGATTCCCGGAATTTCGACCTCCATACGAAAAACCGGCGGACTCCTCCGGGTCCGCCGGCGCGTTCGCACCCGCCACAACGGTCAGTGGAGGAACTGCACGAAGTATCCAGCCTCAAGGATGAGGTAGCGAAGGAGTAGCCCGCCGGCAACGGCCAAAAGACAGGCGAACTGCCCCGCGGAGAAGAGGCGGGCACCGCCTTCTCCGCCTTCCGCAGAAGTAGCAGACTGCGCATCCGAGGAAGGCGAAGCCCCTCCCGCAGATGCCGCCCATGCCAGCGCAAACCGCGCGGCGTATACGACCGCGAGGTGCTTTCGTTCCTTGAGCTCGATGTAGAGGGGGACGACGAGCCCGAGGAAGACGAGCCCACCCCAAAACGGAAGCGCGAGCCGTCCCCACATGAGGTCGGCTACGGCAGCGCGGCCAGCTACGTCCCCATACCATCCGAAGTAGAGAAGAGAAAAGAGGAGGAAGAGCTCCAAACCTTTAAGCGAGCACCCCAGAGTCAAAAAGGGATAGGCGTGTTCCTCCGCCCGCGGATCCCAAGCCACGGCCGTAAAGAGGGTGACGGCGATTCCCGTGGAGAACGCCGAAGTGACGAAGAGAACCGGGAGGACGGACGTATTCCAGAGGGGAACCGCGTGCACGTCGCCGATGAGGAGGGCCGTGTAGGTGGCCGTAGCCGCGGCCATCACGAGGCCGAAGAAATCGAGCCCGGGTCGCCCTTCCACGAGCCACCGAAGCCATCCCGGCGGTTGGGAAAAGAGGCGATCGAGCTTCAAAGGCCAGCGCTTCTCGCCCCCTTCCTTCCAAACCTCAGCCAGCGTGACGAAGAACCGGTAGAGGGCGAGCGGAGCGAACACCGTGAGGATGTACACGCCGATGGCCATGATGGACGTCGGTCGTCCGACGTACAGGTAGAGGAAACGCCACGGGTGGAAAAATCCCGCCTCCGCGTCCACCATGAGGAGGACGAGACCGACGATCACGAGCCAAGGTGCGACGAGGTAGCCGGCCCAACGAATCTTTCGGGCCTCCGGGTAGAGGCGTTGGGCGAGGAACGCCGTAGCGTACGCCCCGGCGCTCATACCGGCCAAGAAGAGGTACAGGGCGATGATGATCCCCCAGATCTGTCCGGGCATGGGCATTTCGTGCGAGCCCAACACGGGCATCGTCCTTCACCACTCTTTCCTCCGTAGAGTTTTGCGGAGTCGACTCACCACACGTAGAAGAACTTCGGCTTCGTACCCAGATCCGGGCGAAGCGGGCGCGCGTGGCGCTCGTTGATCGCCCGTACGAGTTCGCCCTCCGGATCGTCGAGATCGCCGAAAATCCGGGCGTCGCCAATGCACGTGCGCACGCACATCGGTTGTTCGCCTTCGTGAATTTGCTCGAAGCAGAAGACGCACTTCACCGGGGTCTTCGTCTCCTCGTCGAGAACGCGGGCGTTGTACGGGCACGAGGTCATACAGTACTTGCAGCCGATGCACCGGTGCTCGTCGATGAGGACGATCCCGCCGTCCCCGATATAGCTCGCACCCGTGGGGCAGTTGTACACGCACGGCGGGTTTTCGCAGTGTTGGCATTGCACGGGGATGTTCACGAGGGAGACGTCGGGAAACGTCCCGTATTCCTGCTGGTAGTACTTGATGAAGTGGATCTCCGGAGCGAGCTCGTTCTGCATCTGACAGCCTACCGTACACGCCATACACCCCGCGCAGGCCGTGAGGTCGAGGAGCATGCCGTAGCGGGCCACGGGAAACACCTCCCAGAATCGCGCAAAGGTCGAACCGCTGAAGGCGGAACGAAGCGCCCTACACCTTGTGCAGGGTTACCGCAAAGTCCTGTACCATGGCCGAGCCGGAGATCGGGTCCAGCCGGTTGGGGACGAGGTCGAGGAAGGAAAAGGCGAACTTCTTGCCGGGATTGTCCTTGCCGAGCCCGCCGTAGGGGGCGTAGATGAACACGCACTCGGGGTGGATGGCCTCCGTGAGGTGTACCTGCGCACGCCCCTTCCCCGCCTCGGAGCGCACCTCCACCCAGTCGCCTTCCTTGAGCCCCATGCGTTCCGCCACCCGTCGGTTGATCCACAACCGGTCGCCGGCAAAAGACTCAGAAAGAGACAAAAGGTAGGGGTTGCGCGTCGTCGTCGTGTGGGAATGGTAGGCCTGGCGCCCGTGGAGCAGTCGGAACTCGCCCTTCGCCGGGTCGGGCATGACGAGGGGCGGCATCCACTTAGGCACGGGAGAAAATCCCGCGTTGGCAAAGGCCGTGCTGAAAAACTCCACCTTGCCCGTGGGAGTGGCGAATTTAGGCGTTCCGAGGAGGGAAGGTTGGTTGAGGACGACCGTCCCCTTGGCCTTCACCTCCGCAAGCGAAAGCCCCAACGGCGCGAGCATTGCCGCGTTGAGCTCGTCGAGGGTGAAGTTGAAGTACTTCCCTACACCTGCCGCCTCGGCGAGCCCGTTGTAGATCTCCCAAGCGGGTTTCGTCTCCGGGTGTACCTTGCCGATCACCTGCTGGCGAAGGGCGACGACGGGCTTCCTCCCGCCGACCCCTTCCACAAGTTCATCGCGCTCCAGGTAGCTCACTTCGGGCAGGACGTAGTGCGCGACCTCGGCGGTTTCGCTCATGAAGAGATCGATGGCCACGAGGAGCTCGAGCGAAGCGTACGCCTGTCGGGCAAAGGCGGGGTTGTTGTAGTGCATCACGGGATTCGTGTGTGCCACGAAAAGGGCCTTGAGGTCGCCCGAGAGGATCTTGTCGGGGATTGCCGACCCTACGTCTCCAATGAGCGGCCACTCCGCATCGACGCGCGCGAGCGTGGGCTTGGGAGGCGCGGGATGCTTCGCGGGATCGAGGGATCCGAACCCGGGCGAGGTCCCAAAGGTGAGACCTCCCTCCTTCTGGTAGTTCCCCAAGAGGGCGTTTACGAGGGCCACGGCGCGCGCCGTGTCCGCGCTGTTTTGGTAGTGCGCCCCGAAGGCGCCTCGCCAGCTCGGGTGGATAAAGGCGCGCGGGCGGTTTTTCCCAAGTCTGCGGGCGATTTCGAGGATCGTCGCCTTCGGTACGCCCGTGATGTCCTCCGCCCACTCCGGCGTGTACCCCTCGACCTCCTTGGCGAAGTGCTCGAACCCATATCCGTACTCGCGGACGAATTCCGCGTCGTACAGCCCCTCGCGGATGAGCACGTGGGCGAGGGCGAGGACGAAGGCGAGGTCGGTACCCGGACGAATGGGGACCCACTTCGTCGCCATTTGAAACGTGTTGTTCACCCGCGGGTCTACGAGGACGACCTGCGCCCCTTTGCGCCGGGCGCGGGCGAGGCTCAGAACGTCCCCCGGGGTGATCCCTTCCGCGAGGTTGCGGCCGATGAACACCATGTAGCGCGCGTTTTCGATGTCCGCACCGGGAACACCGCCTACCGTGTGCCTAAACCCCACGTTGCGCGCAGAGTTACAGGACGTCGCGTGGGTAAACACGTTCGGCGAGCCGAGCGCGGCCATGAGCCTCCGTCCGTACCACGTGTACATGGGGAGGTTGTGGCTGACGTGCCCTACGGAGCGCGGGCCGTACTTCGCCAAGATTTCCTTGAGCCGCTCGCCGATTTCCCGAAAGGCATCTTCCCAGGAGATCGAGGCAAAGCTGCCGTCCGGCTGACGCTTGAGCGGCTGCGTGATCCGCTTTCTGAGGTACGGCGTCATGATGAGGCCTTGGCCGCGCGCGCACACCTTTCCCTTGCTTTTGGGGTGCTGGGGAATCCCGGTGACGCGCCAAATGCGTCCGTGTTTCGTCTCCACATAGATTCCGCAGTGGTTCCCACATCCGTCGCACAACGTAGGAATCACGCGTACGTCGCCCTTTTCTACCGCCTGGGCCTTTTGCCACGTCCGGAATGAAAGCGTTCCCAAAGACGCGGCTGCGGCGACTCCTGCCGTAAGCTTGAGGAAGGTGCGACGGGTGAACTTTCCCGTAAGAGCCACGGCTCTTCCCCCCTTTGACGGTTTCGCGCCGACTTACGCGAAACTCCGCCCCGGCGAAAATCACCCGAGAATTGAGAATGTGAACTCTTTCACTTATGAGTCTAGCGTACCTTTCCTCTTTTGCCAAGGGAAACCCCCGAAGGTTCACAAACAATTCATCTCCCGTGCCCGTAAGGAAGAAACCAACGTTGCGAATAGGGATTACATCTGAGGATCTTCGACCGGGCCGGCGGAAACGCCGTGCCCTCCTGCCGACAGGACTAGCCTTGTGACGAAACAAAATCCGCCGCCTCTCGGGGGCGGCGGAAAGCGAAGAAAGTGGAGAAAGCGGCTTGAGCGTACGCCTACTCTCCCGTCGCAGGCGAAGGGGCCGTACGCGGGAGGTTCTCCGCCCCCCGCACACGGCGGGAGAACGCCCAATGTCCCACGAGCGCCGCTATGTACCCTACCGCGCCGATGATCCCGAGGGCGACGAGGTCGCCCCACCAAAGCGCGACAGAATTTCCCTTTACGGCGAGCTCGCGTAGGCCATGGAGAAAATAGGTGAGCGGGAGCGCGTGGCCTACGACCTTGGCCCAAGCAGGCATCGCCTCGAGCGGCCAAGTGTATCCGGAGAGGAGGAACGAGGGGAGCGCCACGAGCATCGTGTACTGGGTCGCGTAGACCGAGTTCGGCGAAAAGAGGGTGATGGCGAGTCCGAGCCCGAGAACCGCCCAGAGGAAGAGGAAAACGAGGAGGAGGAACTCGCCCGCGTTTCCGAGAAAGGGCATCCCGTAGATCTTGACCGCTCCTCCTACGAGGAGGACGGTGTTCCACAACCCCAGAAGGCCGTAGGGCACGCTTTTGGCCCAGAGGAATTTCCCCGTGTGCCCGTAGTACGGCGTCGTCGGCACGCTCATGGCGAGGGCGAGAAAGAGGACCTGCTGGAGGACGACGCCGTAGAGCCCGTAGAGGAGGAAGATGCTGTAGTTAAACCCTGGGTTATACAGGATGCGCGCCTCCGCCGTGAGTACGGGAAAGGGCGCGGTAAGAAAGGCAGCCTGCTGCGCCAGGGCAAAGCCCTGGACGATGTCCGTAGCCCCGCGGAGCGCGGCGTTGGCGACGATCATGTTGCTACCGTCGAGAAGGAGGAGGACTTTGTCCGGACCGGGGGGAAGGATCACCCCGAGCCGGGCCCTACCCTCGCGCACGGCGCGTTCGACTTCCGACTCCGAAGTCGTCGTCTCCACGAGGGAAAAGGTGTCTGTCGCCGAAGCGAAGGCCTGGGTGATCTGCCAGCTCAGGTCGTTTTGCGCCTCGTCGCAGACGATCACGGGAATGTGCGACACGCGGTTGGCGGAGTACACGCTCCCAAAGATGAAGAGGTAAAGAAGCGGCGCACCGAGGAGGATCACGAGGATGCGCGGGTTGTGGGTCAGGAGTTTAAGTTCGTCAAACACCTCACCGCACCTCCCAGCGCGCCGTGGCGCCCGCACGCACGTCCGCGGGGAGCTTTACGCGCACGAGGTAGCTCCGCAGGTCCGTTTCGTGGAGGTGGTTCGTCGCCTTGCGTACGGCGAACTGCGGGGCGCCGGAGACGGCGACGACAGATCCCGGCACCTCCTTCCCCTCCACCCAGACCGTAACGCGGTCTCCGACGCGAACGTTGGCGATGCGGTCCTCCGGGACGTAAAAGTCCGCCCACTTCTCGCGCGGATCCGCGAGGGTGAGGACGGGCATCCCCTGCCCGACGACTTCAAATGGTTCGACGAACTTGCGCACGACCTGCCCGTCGAAGGGTGCCGTAAGCACGGTGTGGGCGAGGTAGTCCTCGACTTCCTTGACGGCCGCCCGGGCCTCGGCGAGCTTCCCTTCGGCAAGGGCGACGTCCGCATCGGCCAGCTTCACCTGATCGCGGCCGGCCTGAGCCTGGCGGAGGGCCGCCTGCGCCTCTTCGAGCTGCGCCTGCGCCGCGTCCAGCTCTTCCTTGCGCACGCCTTTGCGGGCAAGGGCGAGCTGTTCTTCGGTTGCTCGCTTTTCTGCCTCCGCTTGGGCCACCTTGGCCTTCGCCTCGTCGAGTTTAAGCGAAAGTTCGGTGAGCGTAGCAGGGTCGGCCTTCCCCATCTGGACGAGCTTCGTGGTCTCTTCGAGTGCCTTGGCCAACGTGTCGCGGGCGCTTACGGCCTGCTCGTATACGGTCGTGGCGGCCGCGAGCTTCGCCTCGAGCATGGCGATTTCCTCAGGGCGCGGGCCGGACTTGAGGGCGTTGTACTTCGCCTGCGCCTGGGCGACCTTGGCCTGCACCTGCGCCAAAACGGCGGCCGTCTGCGCGTCCGTGAGGGTTTTCCCTTCTTGCGCCTTGCGCACGGCGGCTTCCGCTTGGGCCACGGCGGCCTGAGCCCGCTCGAGCTTGGTCTTGAGGTCCTGATCGTCGAGACGGGCGAGCACCTGCCCCTCCTTTACCTCGTCTCCGAGGCCGACGGAAAGTTCGGCGAGGCGTCCACCGACGAGGAACGAAAGGCGCACTTCCCGCTGCTG
This is a stretch of genomic DNA from Brockia lithotrophica. It encodes these proteins:
- a CDS encoding type II toxin-antitoxin system PemK/MazF family toxin, which codes for MNNGQTTPGYIPQKGDIVWLDFSPQQGREIRDRRPAIVVSEYLFNKITGFALFCPITQTRRENYLFAVELPPDVCVRGFVLADQVRSFDYRARQAELICHLDEEHVAVQEVLKRLLSMLGVSARPHPRRTDAHIPPG
- the nrfD gene encoding NrfD/PsrC family molybdoenzyme membrane anchor subunit encodes the protein MGSHEMPMPGQIWGIIIALYLFLAGMSAGAYATAFLAQRLYPEARKIRWAGYLVAPWLVIVGLVLLMVDAEAGFFHPWRFLYLYVGRPTSIMAIGVYILTVFAPLALYRFFVTLAEVWKEGGEKRWPLKLDRLFSQPPGWLRWLVEGRPGLDFFGLVMAAATATYTALLIGDVHAVPLWNTSVLPVLFVTSAFSTGIAVTLFTAVAWDPRAEEHAYPFLTLGCSLKGLELFLLFSLLYFGWYGDVAGRAAVADLMWGRLALPFWGGLVFLGLVVPLYIELKERKHLAVVYAARFALAWAASAGGASPSSDAQSATSAEGGEGGARLFSAGQFACLLAVAGGLLLRYLILEAGYFVQFLH
- a CDS encoding 4Fe-4S dicluster domain-containing protein; the protein is MARYGMLLDLTACAGCMACTVGCQMQNELAPEIHFIKYYQQEYGTFPDVSLVNIPVQCQHCENPPCVYNCPTGASYIGDGGIVLIDEHRCIGCKYCMTSCPYNARVLDEETKTPVKCVFCFEQIHEGEQPMCVRTCIGDARIFGDLDDPEGELVRAINERHARPLRPDLGTKPKFFYVW
- a CDS encoding molybdopterin-dependent oxidoreductase, which gives rise to MALTGKFTRRTFLKLTAGVAAAASLGTLSFRTWQKAQAVEKGDVRVIPTLCDGCGNHCGIYVETKHGRIWRVTGIPQHPKSKGKVCARGQGLIMTPYLRKRITQPLKRQPDGSFASISWEDAFREIGERLKEILAKYGPRSVGHVSHNLPMYTWYGRRLMAALGSPNVFTHATSCNSARNVGFRHTVGGVPGADIENARYMVFIGRNLAEGITPGDVLSLARARRKGAQVVLVDPRVNNTFQMATKWVPIRPGTDLAFVLALAHVLIREGLYDAEFVREYGYGFEHFAKEVEGYTPEWAEDITGVPKATILEIARRLGKNRPRAFIHPSWRGAFGAHYQNSADTARAVALVNALLGNYQKEGGLTFGTSPGFGSLDPAKHPAPPKPTLARVDAEWPLIGDVGSAIPDKILSGDLKALFVAHTNPVMHYNNPAFARQAYASLELLVAIDLFMSETAEVAHYVLPEVSYLERDELVEGVGGRKPVVALRQQVIGKVHPETKPAWEIYNGLAEAAGVGKYFNFTLDELNAAMLAPLGLSLAEVKAKGTVVLNQPSLLGTPKFATPTGKVEFFSTAFANAGFSPVPKWMPPLVMPDPAKGEFRLLHGRQAYHSHTTTTRNPYLLSLSESFAGDRLWINRRVAERMGLKEGDWVEVRSEAGKGRAQVHLTEAIHPECVFIYAPYGGLGKDNPGKKFAFSFLDLVPNRLDPISGSAMVQDFAVTLHKV
- a CDS encoding ABC transporter permease, with the translated sequence MFDELKLLTHNPRILVILLGAPLLYLFIFGSVYSANRVSHIPVIVCDEAQNDLSWQITQAFASATDTFSLVETTTSESEVERAVREGRARLGVILPPGPDKVLLLLDGSNMIVANAALRGATDIVQGFALAQQAAFLTAPFPVLTAEARILYNPGFNYSIFLLYGLYGVVLQQVLFLALAMSVPTTPYYGHTGKFLWAKSVPYGLLGLWNTVLLVGGAVKIYGMPFLGNAGEFLLLVFLFLWAVLGLGLAITLFSPNSVYATQYTMLVALPSFLLSGYTWPLEAMPAWAKVVGHALPLTYFLHGLRELAVKGNSVALWWGDLVALGIIGAVGYIAALVGHWAFSRRVRGAENLPRTAPSPATGE
- a CDS encoding HlyD family secretion protein codes for the protein MRRLFRIVSFVPEKSRLFVRRLGETLRVWLSRARESSRLRRAAVSVAFVVAVLALSAGAYVLLVGHVQADTPQGFTVEGIVQQREVRLSFLVGGRLAELSVGLGDEVKEGQVLARLDDQDLKTKLERAQAAVAQAEAAVRKAQEGKTLTDAQTAAVLAQVQAKVAQAQAKYNALKSGPRPEEIAMLEAKLAAATTVYEQAVSARDTLAKALEETTKLVQMGKADPATLTELSLKLDEAKAKVAQAEAEKRATEEQLALARKGVRKEELDAAQAQLEEAQAALRQAQAGRDQVKLADADVALAEGKLAEARAAVKEVEDYLAHTVLTAPFDGQVVRKFVEPFEVVGQGMPVLTLADPREKWADFYVPEDRIANVRVGDRVTVWVEGKEVPGSVVAVSGAPQFAVRKATNHLHETDLRSYLVRVKLPADVRAGATARWEVR